In one Pseudodesulfovibrio tunisiensis genomic region, the following are encoded:
- a CDS encoding phosphatidylserine decarboxylase family protein, protein MRTPSVGVSLEGLPYIVIAAFTTLIFAVLDCWFMALVGLCATAFIGHFFRDPERVAPEDAEAVVSPADGKICKIAREEDPLTGETRQVVCVFMNVFNVHVNRMPVSGKVERIRYIPGKFFNASLDKASKDNERCLLEIVGKGNQRFTVVQIAGLIARRIVCWAEPGDKLKRADRFGLIKFGSRVDLYLPDGYAPNVFMGQEVVAGETTLAVKRK, encoded by the coding sequence ATGCGTACTCCGTCCGTCGGCGTGTCTCTTGAGGGCCTGCCTTATATCGTCATTGCTGCGTTCACCACCCTGATTTTCGCTGTGCTTGACTGCTGGTTCATGGCCCTTGTCGGCCTGTGTGCCACAGCGTTCATCGGTCATTTCTTTCGTGATCCCGAGCGCGTGGCTCCCGAGGATGCCGAAGCCGTGGTTTCCCCGGCCGATGGCAAGATTTGCAAGATCGCCCGCGAGGAGGACCCCCTGACCGGCGAAACCCGTCAGGTCGTGTGCGTGTTCATGAACGTGTTCAACGTGCATGTGAACCGGATGCCGGTTTCCGGCAAGGTCGAACGTATCCGTTACATTCCGGGCAAATTCTTCAATGCTTCCCTGGACAAGGCCAGCAAGGACAACGAGCGTTGCCTGCTGGAAATCGTGGGCAAGGGCAACCAGCGGTTCACCGTGGTGCAGATTGCGGGGCTCATCGCTCGTCGCATCGTGTGCTGGGCCGAGCCCGGCGACAAGCTCAAGAGGGCCGACCGGTTTGGTCTTATTAAGTTCGGCTCGCGAGTTGACCTTTACCTGCCGGATGGATATGCTCCGAACGTCTTCATGGGCCAGGAAGTCGTGGCCGGTGAGACCACACTTGCCGTGAAGCGCAAGTAA
- a CDS encoding metal-dependent hydrolase — MDPVTHLASGILGAQAARRWFSREPLLYAFCIAAALLPDADVLFTNSNPEHNLLYHRGVSTSLFGWPIMAMILSALYKPFTRSASYGKILVLALFVILLHIWLDLITSYGTQLLAPFSTQRFTLDGVFIIDPFYTGVMLLCIIVGAFWQTNRKILGMLGLIWIVAYPLWNMATAERIHKRLSRELAWHGETYDRLHVLPDALSPIYWKIIRENGDGYSLTTLNLLDEDREYPDMHFNRASSEELEHLGKQESMFNTFAWFARWPFRDQQPRNENTLVTFGDVRFISTNPVLARLMENRKPPFTLEAVIAPDGTLLEWHFHRSRSTFSRRIGDLP, encoded by the coding sequence ATGGACCCTGTCACACATCTCGCTTCCGGAATACTTGGTGCACAGGCGGCCCGTCGATGGTTTTCACGGGAACCGCTGTTGTATGCATTCTGCATTGCGGCAGCTCTGCTTCCAGATGCGGACGTACTGTTCACCAATTCGAACCCGGAACACAATCTGCTCTACCACCGGGGCGTATCCACATCGCTTTTCGGATGGCCCATCATGGCCATGATACTGTCCGCCCTGTACAAGCCGTTCACCCGCAGCGCATCCTACGGCAAAATACTGGTTCTGGCCCTGTTCGTCATCCTGCTGCACATCTGGCTGGACCTGATCACTTCATACGGCACCCAGCTTCTCGCGCCGTTTTCCACCCAGCGCTTCACTCTGGACGGCGTATTCATCATTGACCCCTTTTATACGGGAGTCATGCTGCTCTGCATCATTGTCGGAGCATTCTGGCAGACGAACCGGAAGATTCTGGGCATGCTCGGCCTGATCTGGATCGTGGCCTATCCGCTCTGGAACATGGCCACGGCGGAACGCATCCACAAACGACTGAGTCGGGAACTGGCATGGCACGGCGAAACCTATGACAGGTTGCATGTACTGCCGGATGCACTTTCCCCGATCTACTGGAAGATCATCCGGGAAAACGGTGACGGCTACAGCCTCACCACCCTGAACCTGCTGGACGAGGATCGCGAATATCCGGACATGCATTTCAACCGGGCATCCAGCGAGGAACTTGAACATCTCGGCAAGCAGGAATCCATGTTCAACACATTTGCCTGGTTTGCCCGCTGGCCTTTTCGCGACCAGCAGCCCCGGAACGAGAACACGCTTGTCACTTTCGGGGACGTCCGCTTCATCAGCACGAACCCCGTGCTGGCCCGGCTCATGGAAAACCGGAAGCCCCCCTTCACTCTGGAGGCCGTCATCGCGCCGGACGGCACCCTGCTCGAATGGCACTTTCATCGTTCGCGCAGCACGTTCAGCCGCAGGATCGGCGACCTGCCGTGA
- a CDS encoding DMT family transporter: protein MNWFLLSLYTAFALATEAALLKRWFSDLGPWDMCAIPFFYSLPFYAIGLAFVEIPVLQPGYWPIFAWVLPLTMIAVVFHFRAIYSSPLSLTMPFLAFTPVFVIITGHVLLGETLGIQGIGGILLVMAGGYVLNLDSTSSGWLAPIKAIGNEPGSLYMLVAASLYGLCAVGGKMLILRSSPWFAGIFFFLIFDIALVGMLLLTRRTTLKQLCRKPAKGIVAGVVVVTEIIAHHLAISLVHAAYMVAIKRLAGIFAVGYGWLWFREANIRCRLLGTAIMTAGAMCIAAFG from the coding sequence GTGAACTGGTTCCTGCTTTCCCTGTACACGGCTTTCGCACTGGCAACGGAAGCCGCCCTGCTCAAACGCTGGTTCTCGGACCTCGGTCCCTGGGACATGTGTGCCATTCCCTTTTTCTATTCCCTGCCCTTTTACGCCATCGGCCTTGCTTTCGTGGAAATCCCGGTGCTTCAGCCCGGCTACTGGCCCATCTTCGCATGGGTTTTACCGCTCACCATGATTGCCGTGGTCTTTCATTTCCGGGCCATCTACAGCTCCCCTCTGTCCCTGACCATGCCGTTTCTCGCATTCACCCCGGTCTTCGTGATCATCACCGGGCATGTGCTTCTCGGAGAAACCCTCGGCATTCAGGGCATCGGCGGCATTCTGCTGGTCATGGCCGGCGGCTACGTGCTCAATCTGGACAGCACTTCAAGTGGCTGGCTCGCCCCGATAAAGGCCATCGGCAACGAACCCGGCTCCCTGTACATGCTCGTTGCCGCCAGCCTGTACGGCCTGTGCGCCGTGGGCGGGAAAATGCTGATTCTCCGCTCCTCGCCCTGGTTTGCGGGCATCTTCTTTTTCCTGATCTTCGACATTGCGCTTGTCGGCATGCTCCTCCTGACACGCAGAACAACCTTGAAACAACTCTGCCGCAAACCGGCCAAGGGCATTGTCGCCGGAGTCGTGGTGGTCACGGAAATCATCGCGCATCATCTGGCGATCTCCCTTGTCCATGCCGCCTACATGGTTGCCATCAAGCGGCTGGCCGGCATCTTCGCGGTAGGCTATGGCTGGCTCTGGTTCCGGGAGGCAAACATCCGCTGCCGCCTGCTCGGCACGGCAATCATGACGGCCGGGGCAATGTGCATTGCTGCCTTCGGATAA
- a CDS encoding 2-isopropylmalate synthase, with protein sequence MSDRVFVFDTTLRDGEQSPGATMNLDEKIRMARQLETLGVDIIEAGFPIASQGDFEAVQAICKAVGDVQVAGLCRTVIKDIDRCWQAVKEARNPRIHTFVATSDIHMKYKLNKSPEQVLDMAAKAVSHAAQYTSNVEFSAEDASRSDWDFLVKVFETAIAAGATTCNVPDTVGYTQPFEYYEMIQYLLGNIPNAGKAIFSVHCHNDLGLAVANSLAAIQAGARQVECTVSGIGERAGNAALEEVVMAINTRKELYNVETRIDTEQIYPSCRRLSQIIGQPIPPYKAIVGTNAFAHESGVHQDGVIKNRLTYEIMTPASIGRTGTDIVIGKHSGSHAVKKKAEELGYELDDEHLAMLFSAVKELADKKEQIYDEDVEAMILEKVYRRRDKFRLVDMSVFSGTGDVPPHAAVVMEFGSLGGEVDIRRISSFGEGSIDAVFKAIYGLVGVPAKLERYSVNAVTQGSDALGSVAVRIEHEGIKAVGRATDADVVRASALAMINALNRLEKTREEK encoded by the coding sequence ATGTCTGACCGCGTATTTGTTTTCGACACCACCCTGCGTGACGGAGAACAGTCCCCCGGCGCCACCATGAATCTGGATGAAAAAATCCGTATGGCCCGGCAACTGGAAACGCTTGGCGTGGACATTATCGAGGCCGGATTCCCCATTGCCAGTCAGGGCGATTTCGAGGCCGTGCAGGCGATTTGCAAGGCCGTGGGCGATGTGCAGGTCGCCGGGCTGTGCCGGACCGTGATCAAGGACATCGATCGATGCTGGCAGGCCGTGAAGGAAGCGCGCAATCCGCGGATTCACACCTTTGTCGCCACCAGCGACATCCACATGAAGTACAAGCTGAACAAAAGTCCGGAACAGGTGCTGGACATGGCGGCCAAGGCCGTGAGCCATGCTGCGCAATACACGTCCAATGTGGAGTTCTCCGCAGAGGATGCGTCCCGTTCCGACTGGGATTTTCTGGTCAAGGTCTTCGAGACCGCCATTGCGGCCGGAGCCACCACCTGCAATGTGCCGGATACCGTGGGCTATACCCAGCCTTTTGAATATTACGAAATGATTCAGTACCTGCTGGGGAACATACCCAATGCCGGGAAAGCCATCTTCAGCGTGCATTGCCATAATGATCTGGGGCTGGCCGTGGCCAACAGTCTGGCTGCGATTCAGGCCGGGGCAAGGCAGGTGGAATGCACGGTCTCCGGCATTGGCGAGCGTGCAGGCAATGCCGCTTTGGAAGAAGTGGTCATGGCCATCAATACGCGCAAGGAATTGTACAACGTGGAGACCCGGATCGACACCGAGCAGATTTATCCGTCCTGCCGCAGGTTGTCCCAGATCATTGGTCAGCCCATTCCGCCGTACAAGGCCATCGTGGGCACGAATGCATTCGCCCATGAATCCGGCGTGCATCAGGACGGCGTGATCAAGAATCGGTTGACCTACGAGATCATGACTCCGGCTTCCATTGGCAGGACCGGTACCGACATTGTCATCGGCAAGCATTCCGGCAGCCATGCCGTGAAGAAGAAGGCCGAGGAACTCGGGTACGAGCTGGATGATGAACATCTGGCAATGCTGTTCAGTGCGGTCAAGGAACTGGCCGACAAGAAGGAACAGATTTACGATGAGGACGTGGAAGCCATGATTCTGGAAAAGGTCTACCGTCGCCGCGACAAGTTCCGGCTGGTGGACATGAGCGTGTTTTCCGGAACCGGCGACGTGCCGCCGCATGCCGCCGTGGTCATGGAATTCGGCAGTCTGGGCGGGGAAGTGGACATTCGTCGGATCAGTTCCTTTGGGGAAGGGTCCATCGATGCCGTGTTCAAGGCCATTTACGGGCTGGTCGGCGTTCCCGCCAAACTGGAAAGATACTCGGTCAACGCCGTGACTCAGGGATCGGACGCTTTGGGCAGTGTCGCCGTTCGCATCGAGCATGAAGGGATCAAGGCCGTGGGCCGCGCAACCGATGCCGACGTGGTTCGGGCCAGCGCGCTTGCCATGATCAATGCCCTGAACCGTTTGGAAAAAACCAGAGAGGAGAAATGA
- the leuB gene encoding 3-isopropylmalate dehydrogenase, translated as MKICVIPGDGIGTEIVEQALRVLEAVGDRFGRKFDTVEARIGGIAIDTDGVPLPEETVEKCKASDAVLLGAVGGPKWDTIDPAIRPEKGLLGIRKALGLFANVRPATLFPQLAHSCYLRPDIVAGGLDVMVVRELTGGIYFGEPREDGESNGERYGFNTMVYYEHEIRRIARVAFEAARKRSGRVCSVDKANVLDVSRVWREIVIDEHQSGYSDVELTHLYVDNAAMQLVRDPSQFDVIVTGNLFGDILSDEAAAITGSIGMLPSASLGEGNPGLYEPIHGSAPDIAGQDKANPLATILSISMMLRHSFDMTEEADCIDRAVAATLEQGFRTGDIMQGGARLVGCRAMGQAVLDNI; from the coding sequence ATGAAAATATGTGTCATTCCCGGCGACGGGATCGGTACCGAAATCGTGGAACAGGCTCTTCGGGTGCTGGAGGCCGTGGGCGACCGGTTCGGCAGGAAGTTCGACACGGTTGAAGCACGTATCGGCGGCATTGCCATTGATACGGACGGCGTTCCCCTGCCCGAGGAAACCGTGGAGAAATGCAAGGCTTCGGACGCGGTGCTGCTTGGTGCCGTGGGCGGGCCCAAATGGGATACCATCGATCCGGCCATTCGTCCGGAAAAGGGGCTGCTCGGCATTCGCAAGGCCTTGGGCCTGTTCGCCAATGTGCGGCCCGCAACCCTGTTTCCCCAGCTTGCCCATTCCTGCTATCTGCGGCCGGACATCGTGGCCGGAGGGCTGGATGTCATGGTGGTGCGGGAACTGACCGGCGGCATCTATTTCGGCGAGCCGCGCGAAGACGGGGAAAGCAATGGTGAGCGCTACGGCTTCAATACCATGGTCTATTACGAGCATGAAATCCGGCGCATTGCCCGGGTTGCGTTCGAGGCCGCGCGCAAGCGTTCCGGCCGGGTCTGTTCCGTGGACAAGGCCAACGTGCTCGACGTGTCCCGCGTCTGGCGCGAGATCGTGATCGACGAGCATCAATCCGGCTATTCCGATGTCGAGCTGACACATCTGTACGTGGACAATGCAGCCATGCAGCTTGTGCGTGATCCGTCCCAGTTCGATGTGATCGTGACCGGCAACCTGTTCGGCGACATTCTTTCGGACGAGGCAGCGGCAATCACGGGATCGATCGGCATGCTGCCGTCCGCGTCCCTCGGGGAAGGCAATCCCGGACTGTACGAGCCCATTCACGGCTCAGCTCCGGATATTGCTGGACAGGACAAGGCCAATCCGCTGGCAACGATTCTCTCCATTTCCATGATGCTGCGCCACTCCTTCGACATGACAGAGGAGGCAGATTGCATCGACAGGGCGGTCGCGGCCACTCTGGAGCAGGGATTCCGCACCGGGGACATCATGCAGGGGGGAGCCCGTCTGGTCGGTTGCAGGGCCATGGGGCAGGCCGTGCTGGACAATATCTAG
- a CDS encoding NFACT RNA binding domain-containing protein, with translation MEANFFRFLASELGEFLSGRRVDKVFSPAPDVWTLKVRNTGAPLHVLFRPAKSAGHLFLSAAKPANPANAPARAMWFRKRLQGRLLFRHFVDWPNLRLAFELSPRSDPKDSGAYLVFDVRNGLFLCDELEPEFLASVEWPAFEDAVHDPEVWREYPHISPPLRKALASLPGKDSHSLYLNVVGGMADAFYLACAGNAWKPPLAWPLGHNPGEVFSSAVDAANAYGERTLFPLLEMEEERPEQIQRKRERRKILRNLQRLDQEEERLDRFSANKMLAEALQANLYRLKKLDGLETVDVEHPNGDLMTVPLNPLLSMTENMEKYFKLADKAERGRPHIERRREEMRERLERVENGELSGYEEHSPAFSPAGPVMPKRYKGLAVSLFRSSDGFTIIRGRSKKANHEMLSKAASPFDYWFHVSDGPSSHVILKRDHPGQDVPEQTLREAATLCGLKSFRRDDGKAEIMFALVKDVRKVKGYDHGQVAVDKVAGTVLAVLDPEVEERLQ, from the coding sequence ATGGAAGCCAATTTCTTTCGCTTCCTGGCCTCGGAATTGGGAGAGTTCCTTTCCGGCCGCCGGGTGGACAAGGTCTTCAGTCCGGCACCCGATGTCTGGACCTTGAAGGTCCGGAACACGGGCGCGCCGTTGCATGTGTTGTTCAGGCCCGCCAAGTCGGCGGGCCATCTTTTTTTGTCCGCAGCCAAGCCTGCCAACCCCGCCAATGCCCCGGCCCGCGCCATGTGGTTTCGCAAGCGGCTTCAGGGGCGACTCCTTTTCCGTCATTTCGTGGATTGGCCGAATCTTCGGCTGGCCTTTGAACTTTCTCCCCGCTCCGATCCCAAGGACAGCGGTGCGTATCTCGTGTTCGACGTTCGCAACGGCCTGTTCCTTTGCGATGAGCTTGAACCGGAGTTTTTGGCCAGCGTGGAATGGCCCGCGTTTGAAGACGCCGTGCATGATCCCGAGGTGTGGCGCGAGTATCCGCACATATCTCCGCCGTTGCGAAAGGCGCTTGCTTCGCTTCCCGGGAAAGACTCGCATTCCCTGTATCTGAATGTGGTCGGGGGCATGGCCGACGCGTTTTACCTCGCGTGTGCCGGGAATGCGTGGAAGCCACCGTTGGCATGGCCTTTGGGGCACAACCCCGGGGAAGTCTTCTCTTCTGCCGTGGACGCAGCCAATGCCTATGGCGAACGGACTCTCTTCCCTTTGCTGGAGATGGAGGAGGAACGTCCCGAGCAGATTCAGCGAAAGCGCGAGCGCAGGAAGATACTTCGCAATTTGCAGCGGCTTGATCAGGAAGAGGAACGGCTGGACAGGTTCTCCGCCAACAAGATGCTTGCCGAGGCGCTTCAGGCCAATCTGTACCGATTGAAGAAATTGGATGGTCTGGAAACCGTGGACGTGGAACATCCGAATGGCGATCTGATGACCGTGCCCTTGAATCCGCTGCTTTCCATGACGGAAAACATGGAAAAGTATTTCAAGCTGGCTGACAAGGCAGAGCGCGGCAGGCCGCATATCGAACGCCGACGCGAGGAAATGCGGGAGCGTCTCGAACGCGTTGAAAACGGCGAATTGTCCGGATATGAGGAGCATTCTCCGGCTTTTTCGCCAGCAGGTCCGGTCATGCCCAAACGCTACAAGGGGCTTGCGGTTTCCCTGTTTCGGTCATCCGACGGTTTCACCATCATTCGGGGCAGGAGCAAAAAGGCCAATCACGAGATGCTCAGCAAGGCGGCCAGTCCGTTCGACTACTGGTTTCACGTTTCGGACGGGCCGAGCTCGCATGTGATTCTCAAGCGCGACCATCCGGGGCAGGATGTGCCGGAGCAGACCTTGCGCGAGGCTGCAACCTTGTGCGGGCTCAAGAGTTTTCGCCGCGACGACGGCAAGGCCGAAATCATGTTCGCCCTGGTCAAGGACGTACGCAAGGTCAAGGGTTATGATCACGGACAGGTTGCCGTGGACAAGGTGGCCGGGACCGTGCTGGCCGTGCTTGACCCCGAGGTCGAGGAACGTCTGCAGTAA
- a CDS encoding 3-isopropylmalate dehydratase small subunit, with protein sequence MKVTGTSHKVGDHIDTDAIIPARFLVTTDPAELGANCMEGLEAGWIRRVKPNDIMVAGENFGCGSSREHAPISILGAGIPVVIARSFARIFYRNSYNMGLVLMEVGDDIEKIHDGDELEVDTASGLIVNRTTGDRMQCAPVPPFMQEILDAGGLVEYAKRKLA encoded by the coding sequence ATGAAAGTGACCGGAACCTCCCACAAAGTGGGTGATCACATAGACACCGATGCCATCATTCCGGCCCGTTTTCTGGTGACCACGGACCCGGCCGAGTTGGGGGCCAACTGCATGGAAGGATTGGAAGCCGGATGGATCAGGCGTGTCAAGCCGAACGACATCATGGTTGCCGGGGAGAACTTCGGCTGCGGGTCTTCCCGCGAGCATGCCCCCATTTCCATTCTCGGTGCGGGAATTCCTGTTGTCATTGCCCGGAGTTTTGCTCGCATCTTCTATCGCAACAGCTACAACATGGGGCTGGTGCTCATGGAAGTGGGCGATGATATCGAAAAGATTCATGACGGTGACGAGTTGGAGGTGGATACCGCTTCCGGCCTGATCGTCAACAGGACCACCGGGGACAGGATGCAATGTGCGCCAGTCCCGCCGTTCATGCAGGAGATTCTGGATGCGGGCGGTCTGGTCGAATACGCCAAGCGCAAACTTGCCTGA
- the pssA gene encoding CDP-diacylglycerol--serine O-phosphatidyltransferase: protein MEKKLPPHKSVYILPNLLTTASLFTGFVGLLSAIGGDFVTCALCILVSCVFDGLDGKVARLTRTTSEFGVQLDSLADLVAFGVVPATMVYLWQLESFGRLGMMAAFLFIACGALRLARFNVQAASSSKKHFVGLPIPAGACTLATLVLFHEYIPQSMESLLPVATLVLVYVLSFFLVSTIRFYSFKEFSTFKAHPFSSMVTVILVFVLVASRPKLLGFVFFLGYLISGPIYTLFILSRRGSRLLRDKNKEELS from the coding sequence ATGGAAAAAAAGCTGCCCCCGCACAAGAGCGTATACATACTGCCGAATCTGCTTACCACCGCAAGCCTGTTCACGGGCTTCGTGGGCTTGCTGTCGGCTATTGGAGGCGATTTCGTCACCTGCGCCCTGTGCATTCTGGTCAGCTGCGTTTTCGATGGTTTGGACGGCAAGGTGGCCCGGCTTACCCGGACCACCAGCGAGTTCGGGGTGCAACTCGACTCGCTGGCCGATCTCGTGGCTTTCGGCGTGGTGCCCGCCACCATGGTCTATCTCTGGCAGCTCGAAAGCTTCGGCAGGCTCGGCATGATGGCCGCGTTCCTGTTCATTGCCTGCGGTGCGCTTCGGCTCGCCCGGTTCAATGTGCAGGCGGCCTCCAGCTCCAAGAAGCATTTCGTGGGCTTGCCGATTCCTGCGGGTGCGTGCACCCTTGCCACACTGGTTCTGTTCCACGAGTATATTCCCCAGTCCATGGAGTCGCTGTTGCCTGTGGCGACTCTGGTACTGGTCTATGTGCTGTCCTTTTTCCTGGTCAGCACCATTCGTTTCTACTCCTTCAAGGAATTCAGCACGTTCAAGGCGCATCCCTTCAGCTCCATGGTGACCGTCATTCTTGTGTTCGTGCTGGTGGCCTCCCGGCCCAAGCTCCTTGGTTTCGTCTTTTTTCTGGGCTACCTGATTTCCGGCCCGATCTACACCCTATTTATTCTATCCCGTCGAGGAAGCCGACTGCTAAGGGATAAGAATAAAGAAGAGCTAAGCTAG
- a CDS encoding dihydrolipoyl dehydrogenase family protein, with translation MKEYDVVVIGAGPAGGAVASPLAEAGKKVAMIEADGFGGVCPLRGCNPKKVLLAAAETVARARHMVGNGVTGIPDIDWSALAAFRDGFVLPVPERAEQAYRSEGIDTYHGFARFTSPDTVEAGGETFTAEHFCICVGQTPHPLQIPGAELLSTSDDFLALDTLPNRIAFIGGGYIALELAHIAVRAGTDVTLLNRSERVLRSFDPVLTGMLVDATREAGIDVRLNTSPQSVERIHEGLRLHLSSGRSLDADMVVNCTGRKPALEGLGLSRAEVDHTPRGITVNHQMQSVTNPKVYAIGDVAETPYPLTPTASHEGAVAAANILSPRSAHANYTGIPRVAFTIPPIAAVGLGIEEAEEKGIPFTLKEYDLDKGFPWKRLGEKFGYSRVLLNEKEDRVLGAHILGHHAEEIANQFALIIRQIVPLSAVRDTLWAYPTSGYYLKFMVQGE, from the coding sequence ATGAAAGAATATGACGTGGTTGTGATCGGCGCAGGCCCGGCGGGCGGCGCGGTAGCCAGTCCTCTGGCCGAAGCCGGGAAAAAAGTCGCCATGATCGAAGCAGACGGGTTCGGGGGCGTATGTCCGCTCCGAGGATGCAACCCCAAGAAAGTACTGCTTGCGGCGGCCGAAACCGTGGCCAGGGCAAGGCACATGGTCGGCAACGGCGTGACCGGAATTCCCGACATCGACTGGTCGGCACTGGCCGCATTCCGGGACGGTTTTGTCCTTCCGGTTCCCGAACGCGCGGAACAGGCATACCGATCCGAAGGCATTGACACGTATCACGGCTTTGCCCGTTTCACTTCTCCGGATACGGTTGAAGCCGGCGGCGAAACATTCACGGCCGAACACTTCTGCATTTGCGTGGGACAGACCCCCCATCCCCTGCAGATTCCGGGCGCGGAACTGCTGTCCACCAGTGACGATTTCCTTGCGCTCGACACCCTGCCGAACCGCATCGCCTTCATAGGCGGCGGCTACATCGCTCTGGAACTGGCGCACATTGCGGTGCGAGCCGGTACGGACGTGACCCTGCTCAACAGATCGGAACGCGTGCTCCGCTCGTTCGATCCGGTCCTGACCGGCATGCTTGTCGACGCGACCCGCGAGGCCGGAATCGACGTTCGACTGAACACTTCACCGCAATCCGTGGAACGAATTCATGAGGGGCTGCGCCTGCATCTGTCCTCGGGCAGATCACTCGACGCCGACATGGTGGTGAACTGCACAGGCAGAAAGCCCGCGCTGGAAGGGTTGGGGTTGTCCCGGGCCGAAGTGGACCACACACCGAGAGGAATCACGGTCAACCATCAGATGCAGTCCGTAACCAACCCCAAAGTCTATGCCATCGGAGACGTGGCGGAAACGCCCTATCCGCTCACGCCCACGGCCAGCCATGAAGGTGCGGTCGCCGCAGCCAACATTCTTTCCCCGCGCAGCGCCCATGCGAACTACACGGGCATCCCCAGAGTGGCGTTTACCATCCCGCCGATTGCCGCAGTGGGACTCGGCATTGAAGAGGCCGAGGAAAAAGGAATTCCCTTCACTCTCAAGGAATATGATCTGGACAAGGGATTTCCGTGGAAACGACTGGGAGAAAAATTCGGATACAGCCGCGTCCTGCTGAACGAAAAGGAAGACCGTGTGCTGGGCGCGCACATCCTTGGGCACCATGCCGAGGAAATCGCCAACCAGTTTGCCCTGATCATCCGGCAGATCGTGCCGCTTTCCGCAGTGCGGGACACTCTTTGGGCCTATCCCACCAGCGGCTACTATCTGAAATTCATGGTACAGGGAGAATAA
- the leuC gene encoding 3-isopropylmalate dehydratase large subunit, translating to MAQTLAEKILQRHTDQEVAGPGQIVQCRVSLVLANDITAPLAIKSFRAMGAEKVFDRDRVALVCDHFTPNKDIDSAEQVKVVRDFAREMGVTHYYEGGEVGVEHALLPERGLVGPGDVVIGADSHTCTYGGLGAFATGMGSTDVGAAMALGETWFKVPPTIRVDISGTPEAHVGAKDYMLNLIGRIGVAGALYKALEFGGSAVDALSVEGRMTMANMAIEAGGKVGLFAVDEKTLTYTAAAGRSGDARMEPDLGAEYERVVTIDVTGMAPQIACPHLPDNVKPVNEVAGLQVHQAVIGSCTNGRIEDMREAAAVLRGRKVDSRVRCIVLPATPSIWKQALAEGLMEVFMDAGCIVGPPTCGPCLGGHMGILAGGERAIATTNRNFKGRMGSLESEVYLSNPAVAAASAIAGEIVHPADL from the coding sequence ATGGCCCAGACCTTAGCTGAGAAAATCTTGCAGAGGCACACGGACCAGGAGGTTGCCGGTCCCGGACAGATCGTGCAGTGCCGGGTATCCCTGGTGCTGGCGAACGACATCACTGCGCCTCTTGCCATCAAGTCGTTTCGGGCCATGGGCGCGGAAAAGGTCTTTGATCGGGATCGGGTTGCCCTTGTGTGCGATCATTTCACCCCGAACAAGGACATCGATTCTGCGGAGCAGGTCAAGGTGGTCCGGGATTTTGCCCGAGAAATGGGGGTGACCCATTACTACGAAGGGGGCGAGGTCGGCGTGGAACACGCGCTGCTGCCGGAAAGGGGGCTGGTCGGTCCCGGGGATGTGGTCATCGGCGCGGACAGCCATACCTGCACCTACGGCGGACTTGGCGCATTTGCCACGGGCATGGGGTCCACGGACGTGGGCGCGGCCATGGCCCTTGGCGAAACATGGTTCAAGGTGCCGCCCACCATTCGGGTGGATATATCGGGTACGCCCGAGGCGCATGTCGGAGCCAAGGACTACATGCTCAACCTCATCGGCAGGATCGGCGTGGCCGGAGCCTTGTACAAGGCCTTGGAATTCGGTGGTTCGGCAGTGGACGCGCTGAGCGTGGAAGGCCGCATGACCATGGCGAACATGGCAATCGAGGCCGGGGGCAAGGTCGGCCTGTTTGCGGTGGACGAAAAGACCCTGACGTACACTGCTGCCGCCGGGCGAAGCGGAGATGCCCGGATGGAGCCGGATCTGGGAGCGGAATACGAGCGCGTCGTGACCATCGACGTGACCGGCATGGCTCCGCAGATCGCATGCCCGCATCTGCCGGACAACGTGAAGCCCGTGAACGAGGTGGCCGGACTTCAGGTGCATCAGGCCGTGATCGGTTCCTGCACCAATGGCCGCATCGAGGACATGCGTGAGGCCGCTGCCGTGCTCAGGGGGCGCAAGGTTGATTCCCGGGTGCGCTGCATCGTGCTGCCTGCCACGCCGTCCATCTGGAAACAGGCGCTTGCCGAAGGGCTCATGGAAGTGTTCATGGATGCGGGCTGCATCGTTGGACCGCCGACCTGCGGGCCGTGTCTGGGCGGGCACATGGGCATTCTTGCCGGCGGGGAACGGGCCATTGCCACGACCAACCGCAATTTCAAGGGCCGCATGGGCAGTCTGGAAAGTGAAGTCTACCTGTCCAATCCGGCTGTTGCCGCAGCCAGTGCCATTGCCGGGGAAATCGTGCATCCGGCGGACCTGTAG